A stretch of the Theileria equi strain WA chromosome 1, complete sequence genome encodes the following:
- a CDS encoding hypothetical protein (encoded by transcript BEWA_018270A): MAVSRTFYHILHSFLKMIKSQLLKAGFSLSNYFQTAFLDETRQDVSYPGDFDSNQQIQDTRLPTLLRPIFDSFRPYFKLTYPEILNNVRCLVLPVGKVKHLVPDLYIPTVSIVTFILINSILSCTNSSGTTTFGDALSRSLYRVIFVHLGEITLLTILLYFISSGGYSKPISGNFLQQSNQNFHGNLHQPASSTQPYGVTQFTEESSIMKQSNFQKASIKLPEKLFIVGYKYLLIDNFLIAASIIPLKMGKIVLIIYVCASALIFSLRSIKSLGNTSNPLIFVFPVLQPLFFYILLPK; the protein is encoded by the coding sequence ATGGCAGTTTCACGCACATTTTATCATATATtacattcatttttaaagatgataaaatcaCAACTGCTAAAAGCAGGATTTTCGCTATCTAACTATTTTCAGACGGCATTTCTTGACGAAACTAGGCAAGATGTGTCATATCCAGGTGATTTTGATAGTAATCAACAAATACAGGATACTAGACTGCCTACATTGTTACGGCCTATCTTTGACTCATTTAGACCGTATTTTAAGCTAACATATCcggaaattttgaataaTGTGCGATGCTTGGTATTACCTGTTGGTAAGGTTAAACATCTGGTCCCTGATTTGTACATACCAACTGTTTCTATAGTAACATTTATACTGATAAATTCAATATTGTCATGTACAAATTCTTCCGGAACAACAACATTTGGAGATGCCCTGTCGCGTTCTCTTTACAGGGTTATATTTGTACACCTCGGTGAAATTACTCTATTGACAATtcttttgtattttatatcatctgGAGGTTATTCTAAACCGATTTCTGGCAATTTTTTGCAACAAAGTAACCAAAACTTTCACGGTAATCTGCATCAACCAGCCAGTAGCACACAGCCATATGGAGTCACGCAATTTACGGAAGAGAGTTCTATAATGAAACAATCTAATTTTCAAAAGGCTTCAATCAAATTGCCGGAAAAATTATTCATAGTAGGATATAAATACTTACTGATAGACAATTTTCTAATCGCAGCATCAATTATACCCCTCAAGATGGGCAAAATCGTACTGATCATATATGTGTGCGCTTCCGCACTGATCTTCTCATTGAGATCCATAAAATCTCTAGGGAACACTTCGAATCCTCTCATATTTGTGTTCCCAGTTTTGCAACCCCTTTTCTTCTATATACTATTACCCAAGTAA
- a CDS encoding U6 small nuclear ribonucleoprotein, putative (encoded by transcript BEWA_018280A), producing MATTGSLQQPLDMIRLNLDEVIYLRCKGGREIVGRLHAYDEHCNMILSDAKETITTAEIEPTTNEEIKKSVQRDSGTVFIRGDSLILLSHHEQ from the exons ATGGCGACGACAGGCTCTCTTCAGC AACCACTGGACATGATCCGCTTGAATCTAGATGAAGTAATATATTTGAGATGTAAAGGTGGTAGAGAGATAGTTGGAAGATTACAC GCCTATGATGAGCATTGCAATATGATCCTGTCCGACGCCAAGGAGACAATTACAACTGCCGAAATTGAGCCAACAACAAATGAAGAGATcaaaaag AGTGTACAGAGGGACAGTGGAACTGTATTCATACGCGGGGATTCCTTGATTCTCCTTTCTCACCATGAACAGTAG
- a CDS encoding long-chain acyl-CoA synthetase, putative (encoded by transcript BEWA_018290A): MEDSKYFLRKHISRLGERRNISLRNIKYSKLVEKNNKKGESDIYGCLEVEGFSSELAEYPEHINTRLVNFHLNKSLSCSFDLLCEVSKFFGDKDHLGSRSRTLLPDGSEKLGSYVFTSYNHSVNTVKVIGTALTFECLPEKSTFDCPILKEAYILGIWAVNCPYWLLTDYASIAYGIITVPMYETLGDEALLNIMSTTQMKIMCIDSKKLPILKRLSSKIKYLETIIIFDTVADGDMEIIKELGLKYLLMDDLVEKYKDRVKEPLKSKRTDICTIIYTSGTSGAPKGSVYTNEGILSLGTRLSNVENRIRMQQYATVLSYLPLTHVYQRFVEHFCCTYAVRIGYYSGNIRAILDDLNELRPTIFIGVPRVFTKILHKIRTGIEAKPRLVRYIMKRALERKRETFKTSPEDPTHWLYDIFMKKVKSQFGGAIESFVLGSAAMTESDITDFQAFLTAPVSEGWGTTEVGVAFLQDYRDTTKGTIGGPLHGVQFKLRSIEALEYDARGTPPRGELLVKSPGIMLGYLANPSLTSEVLDSDGWYHTGDVVELLDNMGVKILDRARNIFKISQGEYIAPDKLENAYVNAKLVEQVYVHGESTECHIVGIVVVASEEVQKWASQKGLNKPVSDLLHDTELINAVRKQFDEIANAQNFNSLERLKIFKLVDQLFSTENGLLTPTFKSVRFKIKAYYESEIKEMYNSTREQLQES; encoded by the exons atggaagattccaaatattTCCTTAGAAAGCACATTTCTAGGCTCGGAGAGCGTAGGAATATCTCCTTGAGGAATATcaaatattccaaactCGTAGAGAAAAACAACAAAAAGG GGGAAAGTGATATTTATGGGTGCTTAGAAGTAGAAGGTTTCTCTTCAGAATTGGCAGAGTATCCTGAGCACATAAATACGAGGTTAGTAAATTTTCATTTAAATAAATCACTTTCTTGTAGCTTCGATCTCTTGTGTGAGGTTTCTAAGTTTTTTGGGGATAAAGATCATTTGGGATCACGCAGTAGGACCCTCTTGCCAGATGGTTCGGAAAAGTTGGGTAGCTATGTCTTCACATCGTACAACCACTCGGTAAATACAGTGAAAGTTATCGGTACAGCCTTGACTTTTGAGTGTTTGCCTGAGAAATCGACCTTTGATTGCCCTATATTGAAGGAAGCATACATTTTGGGAATATGGGCAGTTAATTGCCCATATTGGTTGCTAACTGATTACGCATCTATTGCTTATGGCATTATCACAGTTCCAATGTATGAAACTCTTGGGGATGAGGCTCTATTGAACATTATGTCTACGACTCAGATGAAGATAATGTGTATAGATTCCAAGAAATTGCCTATACTAAAACGTCTGTCTAGCAAGATAAAGTATTTGGAAACCATAATCATATTCGATACGGTCGCAGACGGTGATATGGAGATCATAAAGGAGTTAGGATTGAAGTACTTGCTCATGGATGATTTGGTAGAGAAATACAAGGATAGAGTCAAAGAACCACTTAAATCCAAACGTACTGATATCTGTACAATAATATATACATCTGGTACATCAGGCGCACCAAAAGGCTCTGTTTATACCAATGAAGGCATACTTTCCTTGGGTACAAGGCTATCGAATGTCGAGAATAGAATTAGAATGCAACAATATGCAACAGTTCTCAGCTACCTCCCACTCACACATGTATATCAGCGTTTCGTAGAACACTTTTGCTGTACATATGCAGTGCGTATAGGGTATTATTCTGGGAATATAAGGGCGATACTGGATGATCTGAATGAACTCCGTCCAACGATTTTTATTGGTGTTCCCAGGGTTTTCACGAAGATATTACACAAGATTCGCACTGGAATTGAGGCAAAACCCCGTCTTGTTCGTTATATTATGAAGAGAGCTCTTGAGAGAAAGCGTGAGACTTTCAAAACATCCCCAGAAGATCCAACTCATTGGCTTTACGACATATTTATGAAAAAGGTCAAGAGTCAATTTGGTGGTGCAATAGAATCCTTTGTATTAGGTTCTGCGGCAATGACTGAATCTGATATAACAGATTTCCAAGCGTTTCTAACAGCGCCAGTTTCAGAGGGTTGGGGAACCACGGAGGTTGGAGTTGCATTTTTGCAGGATTATCGCGATACTACAAAGGGTACAATTGGAGGACCTTTGCATGGAGTTCAGTTCAAGCTTCGTTCCATTGAGGCACTTGAATATGATGCAAGAGGTACACCCCCTAGAGGGGAGCTCCTTGTAAAATCTCCGGGAATTATGCTTGGTTACCTTGCCAATCCCTCACTCACATCTGAAGTCCTCGATTCTGATGGATGGTATCACACCGGTGATGTTGTTGAACTTTTGGATAATATGGGTGTAAAGATATTGGATAGGGCCaggaatatttttaaaattagTCAGGGCGAATATATTGCACCAGATAAGCTTGAGAATGCGTATGTGAACGCCAAACTAGTTGAACAAGTTTATGTTCATGGGGAATCTACAGAATGTCACATAGTTGGCATAGTAGTTGTAGCTTCGGAAGAGGTACAGAAATGGGCAAGCCAGAAAGGCTTAAACAAGCCCGTTTCTGACTTACTGCATGATACGGAGCTGATAAATGCAGTTCGCAAGCAATTCGATGAAATTGCAAACGCACAAAACTTCAACTCTCTTGAAAGACTGAAGATATTCAAATTAGTAGATCAGTTATTTAGTACTGAGAATGGTCTATTGACGCCAACATTCAAATCTGTGCGATTCAAGATTAAAGCTTACTACGAATCCGAAATAAAGGAAATGTATAATTCAACTAGAGAACAGTTACAAGAATCTTGA